Part of the Sorghum bicolor cultivar BTx623 chromosome 1, Sorghum_bicolor_NCBIv3, whole genome shotgun sequence genome, GAGTGATCGGCCTCGCTCGTCGTGCTACTGAGGTGGGTTTGCTCGTTCATGGCGTCTCTGTTGCAGTAAAGCTGTTCCTTTTTTCCTTCATCCTCTTGTTGAATTCTTCCTTCCATTCTCTCCTGTGGGGAAGGGGAGGCGGCAGCACGCTAGCGCTCGTTTTGTCAAGTTGCGGCTGCGGGCAGGGTGGATGGTTGGATGTGGGTGCTGCCGTGTTGAGTTGGGTTGGTGAAAATGGATGCCTGCCGTACTGTGTTTCACTTTGTGTTCTCGCCGTGCATTGGGGACGGACGGGCGGGCGGAGGAGCGTGATGGCgatgtctctctctctccctttctGCAATGGGGATGTTTCGTCCGTAACCTCTGCCTCCCCTTGTTCTAGTCCCCTACCCCGGCTCGTGCCTTGTGGTGGTGCGAGGAGGACGAGCTAGTGGCTTCCGTTGTGGCAGCCATGCGCCCAAAAAGATCGCCAATTGCGTGCTCGACTACTTGACCAAAATTACCatcgttttcttcttcttcttggtgccCAGGCTCCTCTCCGCTCGTGGCCCGGCTTCCTTGGCTGCGCTGCGCTGCGGCGCCGGGTGTGCGGGTGGCAAGATTGGCATGCCAAGATTCTCAAGTCTGAGTCAGTGAGCTAGCTGCCTGGTGCTGCTTGTCCGGGCATGGAGAAAGCGCCGCAGACCGACGACGACGGCTTGCTGGCCTGCGGCGTCATGGAGATGGATGACATCGCGGTCGGCGACCTGGATCTCATGGAGGAGCTGTTTATGGCGGCGCCGGGGTTCGATTTCTCCGACTTCTCGCAGCCCGGGCCCGGCGGCGCGTCCCCGGGGTCCTGCTTCTCGCCGCTGTTCGACATCTGCAGCACCACCACCACGGCGACTCCCCCGCCGGCGCCGGAGCCGGCGGGCGACGACGACCAGGCGGcggccgccccgccgccgcgccgcggctGGGTGTTCCAGCCCCGCCACGAGGTCGAGGCCACGGTGAAGGAGCGGCTGCGGCGCGCGCTGGAGCGCATCGCGTCGCTGTCGCAGACGCAGCCCGGGGAGCTGCTGGCGCAGGTCTGGGTCCCCACCGTCATCGGCGACCGCCAGGTGCTCACCACCTGCGGCCAGCCCTTCTGGCTCGACCGCCGGAACGAGCGCCTCGCCAACTACCGGACAGTGTCCATGAAGTACCAGTTCTCCGCCGACGAGACCGCGCGCGCCGACCTGGGGATGCCCGGCCGCGTCTTCGTCGGCCGCGTCCCCGAGTGGACCCCCGACGTTCGCTACTTCTCCACCGAGGAGTACCCGCGCGTACGCCACGCGCAGTACTTCGACATCCGCGGCAGCGTCGCGCTCCCCATCTTCGAGCCCCGCAGCCGGGCATGCCTTGGCGTCGTCGAGCTCGTCATGACCACCGAGAAGGTCAACTACAATGCTGAGATCCAGAACATCTGCAGCGCTCTCAAGGTAGATTGCACCTTCCCACCTCGTCGCCTTTGTTTTGATCCCACCAATCGCTGCTGCTCTGCAGCCTGTTATGCCGTTACGTTTTTAACCTGTTTGATGAAATGCCCTTAGGAAAAGACGTGATAACTACCGGGCACGCCAATCCCCGAAGTAATCAGTCTTTTCACCTTCATTTATCTGGTGATGTTCTTGTCTCAGTAAGATTGTGTTTCCTCAAATGCGCAGGAGGTTGATCTCAGAAGCTCTGATGTTTCGAGTGATCCCCGTGCAAAGGTAAGCTGAATGATATCGAGATCGTAGAGTCATGCCAAACTGTTGTTATCAGTGACAGATGTGACTTACTTCTTGTTAGGTGACTGATACTTCTTACCGAGCAACCATACCAGAGATCGTTGACGTTCTCAGAACTGTTTGTGAGACACACAAACTGCCACTGGCCCAGACATGGATACCCTGCATCTGCCAGGCAAAGAGGGGAAGCCGCCACACTGATGAAAAACTCAAGTATTGTGTGTCTACTGTGGACGAGGCGTGTTACGTCCGTGACCTAAATGTAAAGGGCTTTCACGAAGCTTGTTCTGAGCATCATCTGTTCAGAGGTGAGGGTGTTGTTGGCAGGGCCTTCGGAACGAACGAGCCATGTTTCTCCGAGGACATTACCACCTCCAGCAAGGTCCAATACCCTCTCTCTCATCATGCCAAACTTTTCAGCTTAAGGGCTGCAGTGGCCATCCGGTTACGAAGTATCACCACTGGAAGCCTTGACTATGTCTTGGAATTCTTCCTGCCAGTGGACTGTATAGAGATCGAACAGCAGCGAGCCATGCTGAATTCTTTGTCCATTACAATACAGCAAACATGCTATACGCTTCGAGTTGTCAGCTTGAAAGAACTCGTGGATGAAGGATCAATTGAAACAAGTGCACTAACTCCACCAGAATATGCCAAAACTATGCATGAAAACCTAGATGAGGTTTGTAGTGGCATTGATGCTCCTGCAAGGACAGCATCACTGGAAACTTCTGAGGAGGTGTCCTCATGGATAGCAAGCCTTGTGTGCGCTCAAAATAAGGGA contains:
- the LOC8085681 gene encoding protein NLP1, encoding MEKAPQTDDDGLLACGVMEMDDIAVGDLDLMEELFMAAPGFDFSDFSQPGPGGASPGSCFSPLFDICSTTTTATPPPAPEPAGDDDQAAAAPPPRRGWVFQPRHEVEATVKERLRRALERIASLSQTQPGELLAQVWVPTVIGDRQVLTTCGQPFWLDRRNERLANYRTVSMKYQFSADETARADLGMPGRVFVGRVPEWTPDVRYFSTEEYPRVRHAQYFDIRGSVALPIFEPRSRACLGVVELVMTTEKVNYNAEIQNICSALKEVDLRSSDVSSDPRAKVTDTSYRATIPEIVDVLRTVCETHKLPLAQTWIPCICQAKRGSRHTDEKLKYCVSTVDEACYVRDLNVKGFHEACSEHHLFRGEGVVGRAFGTNEPCFSEDITTSSKVQYPLSHHAKLFSLRAAVAIRLRSITTGSLDYVLEFFLPVDCIEIEQQRAMLNSLSITIQQTCYTLRVVSLKELVDEGSIETSALTPPEYAKTMHENLDEVCSGIDAPARTASLETSEEVSSWIASLVCAQNKGVKEMDGDLPFGFSKQEDEGFSVTAGWHTTPVIGPEGSIFSGIKQHEDYKVKEVTCLRDPSSSKLGKTVEKRRTKMEKTVSLEELRKHFAGSLKEAAKNLGVCPTTLKRICRQHGINRWPSRKIKKVGHSLKKLQMVIDSVHGNEGTVQLSSLYENFTKTTWSERELQGDASYPLSEEKGLLEPSVPDQHCEGRFTSHTSGSNSLSPSCSQSSNSSHGCSSGSKSQQHGSASQLAVKKEVFMEENQSSTLLKAASHAELQMCPEERPVTLPRSHSQMLLSEQKPVENMTGMQMSKPDSLKIKAMYGEERCIFRLQPSWGFEKLKEEILKRFGVAQEMHVDLKYLDDESEWVLLTCDADLLECIDVYKSSNTQTVRISVHSNGQ